The DNA segment TGGAACGCGCCCGGCAGGCAGGCGGATCATGCCGCCCGCGCCTGCCGCGCGGCTGTCGCCATCCGGACGGCAATGCATGACGAGCCGCCGATCGCGGCCGGCGAGAACGCGGTTCGCGTGCGGATCGGCATCAACAGCGGCACGGCGCTGATCGGCAATATCGGTTCCGCCGAGCGGTTGAGCTACACCGCCATCGGCGACACGGTCAATGTCGCGAGCCGGTTGGTGAATGTGGCCAAGGAGCGCGGCGTCGAAATCGTGCTCAGCGACGCGACCATGCGCGAGCTCGGGGCAGAGCCGATAACGAGACCGCTCGGGCTTGCGACGGTCCGCGGCAAGGCCAGGCCCGTTGGCGTTCATACGATTGACCAGGCAAAAGTTCGGTCCGCGGGAGGAAGCGATGGAAATGGCGATAACGACGGTGGCGATGCTCGCTTGGATGCAGCTCAAGCACTTCGTCGTTGACTATGTGCTGCAGCCCGCCTGGATCCTCCGTGGCAAGGGGAATTTCCGCCTGATCGGCGGCTATGTCCACGCAGGCGGGCACGCGCTCGGAACCGTGCCGGCACTGATGCTCGCCGGAGTCGGGTTGATGCGCGTCGCCATTCTCGTGCTCGCCGAATTCCTCGTTCACTATCTCATCGACTATGGCAAGGCACTGCTGTCGCGGCATAGCCGCGCCGATGCGACAACCCGCGCCTATTGGGCGATGCACGGAGCCGATCAATTGATGCACCAGCTCACCTATGCGGTGCTGATCCTAGCCGCGCTGGCGTAAGTGCTTTCGTTCTTGAACATTCGACCCGCGGTGGCAATGATGT comes from the Sinorhizobium garamanticum genome and includes:
- a CDS encoding DUF3307 domain-containing protein, translated to MEMAITTVAMLAWMQLKHFVVDYVLQPAWILRGKGNFRLIGGYVHAGGHALGTVPALMLAGVGLMRVAILVLAEFLVHYLIDYGKALLSRHSRADATTRAYWAMHGADQLMHQLTYAVLILAALA